The proteins below come from a single Acidobacteriota bacterium genomic window:
- a CDS encoding DUF4440 domain-containing protein yields MKRALVSFTLLLLAATLGFPSDKNNDRNDETKQVKQVRETELAFAAAARAKDVEKVISFFDDDIHFFHQGQMLSGVEAERKNWTGLLTDPNLSITWKPEIVEASGGLGYTTGPFEIRVKQAGGTEVITRGRYVTIWRRKADGSWKAAIDIGNQAPAEKR; encoded by the coding sequence ATGAAACGAGCGCTCGTGTCATTTACCTTGCTGCTGCTGGCCGCCACGTTGGGATTTCCCAGCGACAAGAACAACGACAGGAACGACGAGACCAAGCAGGTGAAGCAAGTCCGCGAGACCGAGCTTGCCTTCGCCGCCGCGGCCCGCGCCAAGGATGTGGAGAAGGTGATTTCCTTCTTCGACGATGATATCCACTTCTTCCACCAGGGACAGATGCTGAGTGGGGTCGAAGCCGAGCGGAAGAATTGGACTGGCCTGCTGACCGATCCGAACCTGAGCATCACCTGGAAGCCGGAGATCGTCGAAGCCTCGGGCGGCCTCGGCTACACCACGGGCCCGTTCGAGATCCGCGTGAAGCAGGCCGGCGGCACCGAGGTCATCACCCGCGGCCGTTACGTCACCATCTGGCGGCGTAAGGCCGACGGCTCGTGGAAGGCCGCCATCGATATCGGCAACCAGGCTCCCGCGGAAAAGAGGTAA
- a CDS encoding SAM-dependent chlorinase/fluorinase: MAQRLLTLTSDFGASDHFVGTMKGVVLTINPEAKIVDICNSVHSFDILDGALTIAQSYKYFPSDTVHMVIVDPGVGTNRRPILVTAEKHIFLAPDNGVLSLVYEREERLSVRHITAEHYFLQPMSNTFHGRDLFSAVAGWLSKGVEVAKFGEEITDFVRFAAPRPKPVNEKLMKGVVLKADKFGNLITNFTPKEVPQLFQPDPPPFKILIGKSEVTRMRETYSGGAAGEIFGVLGSMGYLEIAANRSSAARLVGADKGSDVGVLFETEHAAAPAG; encoded by the coding sequence TTGGCCCAGCGTTTGCTCACCCTGACCAGCGACTTCGGCGCCTCCGACCATTTTGTGGGGACGATGAAGGGGGTGGTCCTCACGATCAATCCTGAGGCGAAGATCGTGGACATCTGCAACTCCGTCCACTCCTTCGATATCCTCGACGGCGCGCTGACCATTGCGCAGTCCTACAAGTACTTCCCTTCCGACACCGTGCACATGGTCATTGTGGACCCGGGCGTGGGAACGAACCGGCGTCCGATCCTGGTGACGGCGGAGAAGCACATCTTCCTCGCGCCCGATAACGGCGTGCTCTCGCTCGTCTATGAGCGCGAAGAGCGGCTGAGCGTGCGCCACATCACCGCCGAACACTACTTCCTGCAACCGATGAGCAACACGTTCCACGGCCGCGACCTGTTCTCCGCCGTTGCCGGCTGGCTGAGCAAGGGCGTGGAGGTGGCGAAGTTTGGCGAGGAGATCACGGATTTCGTCCGCTTTGCCGCGCCGCGGCCCAAGCCGGTGAACGAGAAGTTGATGAAGGGTGTGGTGCTCAAGGCCGACAAGTTCGGCAACCTGATCACCAACTTCACCCCCAAGGAAGTGCCACAACTGTTCCAGCCCGACCCGCCTCCGTTCAAGATCCTGATCGGCAAGAGCGAAGTCACACGCATGCGCGAGACCTACTCGGGCGGCGCGGCGGGCGAGATCTTCGGCGTGCTGGGCAGCATGGGATACCTCGAGATCGCCGCCAACCGCAGTTCGGCCGCGCGCCTGGTGGGAGCGGACAAAGGCTCCGACGTGGGCGTGCTGTTTGAAACCGAACACGCCGCCGCGCCGGCGGGGTAG